The following are from one region of the Methanobacterium spitsbergense genome:
- a CDS encoding metallophosphoesterase, with translation MDSKKIDKNFLNVEISIPFSDKIEDPSVIDPTERISIVFSADLDMSTVQEGIKLYKVKSDGKEVETNITITADENSQSFLFINKSDNVKFAEGEEYKLSINKNVKSLSGASLKEEFTNYFAMDYSFNLNSEGIIELNNERTLIICISDIHLGANDSFAEITKNRDVLVDFLNHVRISPNIKELVIAGDLIDEWFVPMNLDTFNGKTQLDFVKSVAFNNKPVIDAFNNIIQDGKVKVTYVPGNHDLLINSDDIQSIMPGISQARDIKGLGAYTPVDYSEIIIEHGHRYNFYCAPDYSNKHITHNDSILPPGYFFTRMATSSVIQGRQKKDINLPPVNKNELGVDQYGYFLYWNVWKSLITDFPIKEGLDEKVINTGIDGYTDFYAIDDILPYQNPENNYIDLNLYKGIIETWDERQNKNLVSIKIPIEEAVLKGTFASHLDDQSVVQYFNNPVSEKRIVIFGHSHEARQIASFNKKNEKNVYVNSGTWIDKNELTRTFVVIIPQKSKDSTPTYVNLYQYSESGDIKKIYSQALINLK, from the coding sequence TTGGATTCTAAAAAAATAGACAAAAATTTTTTGAATGTAGAAATAAGTATCCCTTTTTCGGATAAAATTGAAGATCCATCTGTGATTGATCCAACAGAACGTATAAGTATAGTTTTCAGTGCCGATTTAGATATGAGCACAGTTCAAGAAGGAATAAAACTTTATAAAGTTAAATCTGATGGAAAAGAAGTAGAAACGAATATTACAATAACTGCTGATGAAAATTCACAATCATTTCTTTTTATTAATAAATCTGACAATGTCAAATTTGCTGAAGGTGAAGAATATAAACTTTCCATAAATAAAAATGTAAAATCTTTAAGCGGAGCATCTTTAAAAGAGGAATTCACAAATTATTTTGCAATGGATTATTCATTTAATCTAAATTCAGAGGGAATTATAGAGTTAAATAATGAAAGAACGTTAATAATATGTATAAGTGATATACATTTAGGTGCAAACGACAGCTTTGCTGAAATAACCAAGAACCGAGATGTTTTGGTTGATTTTCTAAACCATGTTAGGATTTCCCCTAATATAAAAGAATTGGTGATAGCAGGTGATCTGATTGACGAATGGTTTGTTCCAATGAATTTAGATACATTTAATGGGAAAACACAACTAGACTTCGTAAAATCTGTAGCATTTAACAATAAACCAGTGATAGATGCTTTTAATAACATAATACAAGATGGAAAAGTAAAAGTGACATATGTACCTGGAAATCATGATTTATTAATAAATTCCGATGATATTCAAAGTATTATGCCTGGAATATCTCAAGCTCGCGATATTAAAGGTTTAGGAGCCTATACTCCAGTAGACTATTCAGAAATAATCATTGAACATGGACATAGATATAATTTTTATTGTGCCCCTGATTATTCAAACAAACACATAACACATAATGATTCAATACTCCCCCCAGGATATTTCTTTACAAGAATGGCAACCAGTTCAGTTATTCAAGGTCGCCAAAAAAAAGATATTAATTTACCCCCTGTTAATAAAAATGAACTTGGAGTGGATCAATATGGTTATTTCCTTTATTGGAATGTTTGGAAAAGTCTAATAACAGATTTCCCAATAAAAGAAGGATTAGATGAGAAAGTTATAAACACAGGTATCGATGGATACACTGATTTTTATGCAATAGATGATATTTTACCATACCAAAATCCTGAAAATAATTATATTGATCTAAATTTATACAAGGGAATTATTGAAACATGGGATGAAAGGCAGAACAAAAATTTAGTCTCTATTAAAATTCCGATTGAAGAAGCCGTCTTGAAAGGAACTTTTGCAAGCCATCTTGATGATCAATCCGTTGTCCAATACTTTAATAATCCCGTTTCTGAAAAACGAATTGTAATATTTGGTCATTCCCATGAGGCAAGACAAATAGCATCTTTCAATAAAAAGAATGAAAAAAATGTATATGTAAATTCAGGTACTTGGATTGATAAAAATGAACTTACTAGGACATTTGTAGTCATAATCCCCCAAAAAAGCAAAGATTCAACTCCAACTTATGTAAATCTTTATCAATATTCTGAAAGTGGCGATATTAAAAAAATATATTCCCAAGCACTCATAAACCTTAAATAA